The Aliivibrio salmonicida LFI1238 genome contains the following window.
TTATTTTGATGAGTCAGGCTTTAGTCAGAAATCTAATCTTCCTTATTGTTGGGGACCTATCGGTGTTCAATCGCTAAGGCCTGCTCATTCACACAGCAAACGGCTCAATGTTCTTGGCTTCTTAAGTAGACAAGGTAAATTGAGTTTTCAAACAACGGAAGGAAGAGTAACTACCGATACAGTAATTGATGCATTTGAGCACTTTATCAACGCACGAAAAAACGATAAGCCATGCTTTATTATCTTAGATAATGCCTCTTTTCATAGGTCAGCAAAATTTAAACAAAAATTGCATGAGTGGTTGATGAATGATGTATTAGTTTGTTATCTACCACCGTACTCTCCAGAGCTCAATATCATTGAGATATTGTGGAAGAAAGTAAAATATGAATGGTTACCATGTGAAGCGTTCAAAACGTTTGAAGACCTCAGTATTAACATCAAAAACATATTAAATTATTACGGCGAAAAATTCACAATAACTTTTGCGTGACTACTTAGTAAACGATATACCGCTCTGCCTTTTAGCGCTTCCCATTGAACAACAGACGCTAATATTAAACCTATCGCTAAAGTAAATACGATGGTCAATGTTGCAAACAGAACCGTCCAGATAAAGATACTGATAAACGGTTCTTTAATGCCATCGTCTTTCCAAATACGTTCAAAGTTTGCTGTCCCAATATTAACAACAAAACCAGGTGAAATAGGATCACCTACGTACTCGCCGTTATCATTAATTTCTTGATAAAAACCAATTTCATGATTCGCTTTGAAATACTGTTCTGTTTTATTGTTAAACAGTGTTTCACCGTCTTCTTGTAAAGTAAATAAAGGTCCAACCGCTGCAAATTTACGCAAGCCACTCATTTTAATTTGCTCACCAGAAGGCAGTGATAATGAGATTAAATTAAGGTAAGGACGCTTAGCAATAATCTGTTTAATCTTTGCTTTTTTGCCCCGAATAGACTCAACTGGTGCCAAAGCCAGAGTTCTATCTGCATCTTGGTTTAGGTCAAATGACTCTGTTGCCAATAATTGCCCTGCATCTTTTATCGTTAACGCATAACCGTTACCTTGATCCATTAAAGTAAAAGGATAACTTTTTCCACTTTGGAATGTTTTGCTTAAATGCACCGCCTGAGAACGCTCTAGAGAAAGCTGATTTGTCGCACTGTAATTGGTAAACGCAAGCCCAATAGTGTACATCAAAGGGAAAATAATAAAGAGAATCATCCCTGCGATACCAGGGTAAGTATAACGATAAGCGTATGTTTTTTTACTTCCAAATACGTAAACGGCAAGAGATGTTAATACTAACGTTAACATTGCGAATGCAGTTTCGCCACGAGAGTACATAAGTACGCAAACATAACCATTAATCGCAGCGATGGCTGAAAGCAATCCCCACTTAGCCATTAATTTATAGTTTGTTTGCGAAGCAATTGTTGTGTAAGCGTGCGGGGAACTACACCTTGTCTTTTACATTCCAAGGTAAAAGTGAATCGATATCTGGCGATCCAACACATAAACGATCTAGACAATACCTAATATAATCGTAAGGGATTAATCCGTTTGCCTTTGCTGTTTCTACAATGCTGTAAAGCATTGCACTTGAATCTGCACCAGCCGTTGAACCCGAAAATAACCAGTTTTTCCGGCCGATAACAAACGGTTTAACCGCTCGCTCTGCTCGATTGTTATCAATAGATAACAATCCATCATCAATATAACGAACTAATTTATCCCATTGATTTAATGTATAGCTAATCGCCTCACCTAATTTTGTTTTAGGTGATACTCGACTAACTGCGCTATCAAGCCAATCACGGAGCTCTTTAAGTAAATCGCGGGCTTCTGTCTGCCTAGCAACATACTTGGCTTCAGGGGAAGCCTCTTTTAATAACGATTCGATCCGGTATAGCTTTTGGATTTTACTCAATACCCAATCTGCACTCCCTGTTTTCCCTTTTACTTGAACACGTTGAGCCTCAATAAATCGTCGACGTGCGTGTGCCCAACAGCCAACTAAAATCGCTTCAGTTTGTTCATAACCTTGGTAACCATCGGTATGTAAATACCCGTTATAACCTTTTAAAAAGTTAACTGGATGGTAGCCATGCCTGCTAGATTGATAATCATAAAGTACAATTCCAGGCAAAACACCAGAGCCTGGAGAATCATAGCCAGAGCAGTAGACCCACATATAACATTTTGCTTTTTCAACATCCAACACATTTACCGTTGTTTCATCACAATGCAGAGTGGGTTGTTCAAGCAAAATACGATGTAACTCGTTATTAAGAGGGGTAAATAGTACCGAGCATTTTATTAACCAATCCGCCATCGTTCGCCGTCCAATAATGATACCCCATTGCTGAAATAACGTTTCTTGACGATAAAGTGGAAGACTGTATTGAAATTTAGCCGTAATAATTTGAGCAAGTAAACTTGCGGTCGCAATCCCTTTAGGGATTGGTGACGCTGGCATTGGGGCTTGTTTAATGTCTACTGAAGTATTGTTTTTTTCACAATTTCGGCAAGCATATTTAGGACGAACATGTTGAATAACTTCCACTTTAGCTGGTACAAATTCCAACTTTTCACTGATGTCTTTACCCATCGCATGCATCTCTAGACCGCAACACTTACAAGTTTTATCTTTTATGTCGTGGATAAT
Protein-coding sequences here:
- a CDS encoding IS66-like element ISVsa2 family transposase, producing MIDKIKPLPDTIDELKALVLQLENKYNRLLEQFRLAQHQRFGKSSESDSTQFDLFNETEEEIIIENDDTQTITYTRQKPKRQRLPEDLPRTVIIHDIKDKTCKCCGLEMHAMGKDISEKLEFVPAKVEVIQHVRPKYACRNCEKNNTSVDIKQAPMPASPIPKGIATASLLAQIITAKFQYSLPLYRQETLFQQWGIIIGRRTMADWLIKCSVLFTPLNNELHRILLEQPTLHCDETTVNVLDVEKAKCYMWVYCSGYDSPGSGVLPGIVLYDYQSSRHGYHPVNFLKGYNGYLHTDGYQGYEQTEAILVGCWAHARRRFIEAQRVQVKGKTGSADWVLSKIQKLYRIESLLKEASPEAKYVARQTEARDLLKELRDWLDSAVSRVSPKTKLGEAISYTLNQWDKLVRYIDDGLLSIDNNRAERAVKPFVIGRKNWLFSGSTAGADSSAMLYSIVETAKANGLIPYDYIRYCLDRLCVGSPDIDSLLPWNVKDKV